Proteins co-encoded in one Kocuria flava genomic window:
- the uvrA gene encoding excinuclease ABC subunit UvrA, with the protein MERVSEPIPASTLVLNDSSPEERAAADEPPAVPSPAPRAGGRSDLTEIVVQGAREHNLHDVSLTVPRDAMVVFTGLSGSGKSSLAFDTIFAEGQRRYVESLSSYARMFLGRVDKPDVDFIEGLSPAVSIDQKSTSRNPRSTVGTITEIYDYMRLLWARIGRPHCPECGEPIERQTPQQIVDQLLEMPERTRFQVLAPVVRERKGEFADLFQELSAKGFSRATVDGETVQLADPPKLKKQYKHTIEVVVDRLVVKDGIRQRLTDSVETALGLAEGRVVVELVPRTDEEIAHPLELRRPFSENLACPNEHPLQADEIEPRSFSFNAPFGACPECDGIGSRLEVDEQLVVPDPDLSLVEGAIAPWSLGKATSDYWNRLLAGLGEELGFDLVTPWHRLPAKARKAILDGKDYEVTVAYRNRFGRERRYTQGFEGVVGYIKRKHAETESDSAKDRYEQYMRQVPCPACDGARLNPTMLAVTVGGKNIAETTRMPMREAQEFFRDLRLSARDAQIGDQVLREIQARLTFLVDVGLDYLNLERAAATLSGGEAQRIRLATQIGAGLVGVLYVLDEPSIGLHQRDNRRLIETLTKLRDMGNTLIVVEHDEDTIREADWVVDVGPGAGEHGGRIVHSGTYEQLLANETSLTADYLSGRRSIAVPAARRPVDRKRMLKVVGARENNLRNLDVSFPLGVLTAVTGVSGSGKSTLVNDILYTALANKLNGAKQVPGRHKRIDGVDQLDKVVHVDQSPIGRTPRSNPATYTGVFDHIRKLFAETPEAKVRGYQPGRFSFNVKGGRCEACTGDGTIKIEMNFLPDVYVPCEVCKGARYNRETLEVHYKGRTIAEVLDMPIEEAAEFFKAFGPIARHLNTLVDVGLGYVRLGQPATTLSGGEAQRVKLAAELQKRSNGRSIYVLDEPTTGLHFEDIRKLLLVLQGLVDKGNTVMTIEHNLDVIKSADWIVDLGPDGGSGGGQVVAEGTPEQVAAHPDSHTGRFLAEILGTAPAGSAR; encoded by the coding sequence GTGGAACGCGTGTCCGAACCCATCCCCGCGTCCACCCTGGTCCTGAACGACTCGTCCCCCGAGGAGCGCGCCGCCGCCGACGAGCCGCCGGCCGTGCCGTCCCCGGCCCCGCGCGCCGGCGGCCGGTCCGACCTGACCGAGATCGTCGTGCAGGGCGCCCGCGAGCACAACCTGCACGACGTCTCGTTGACCGTCCCGCGCGACGCCATGGTCGTGTTCACGGGCCTGTCCGGGTCCGGGAAGTCCTCCCTGGCCTTCGACACCATCTTCGCCGAGGGCCAGCGCCGCTACGTCGAGTCCCTGTCCTCCTACGCCCGGATGTTCCTGGGCCGGGTGGACAAGCCCGACGTCGACTTCATCGAGGGCCTGTCCCCGGCGGTGTCCATCGACCAGAAGTCGACCTCCCGCAACCCCCGCTCGACCGTCGGGACGATCACCGAGATCTACGACTACATGCGCCTGCTGTGGGCGCGCATCGGCCGGCCCCACTGCCCCGAGTGCGGGGAGCCCATCGAGCGCCAGACCCCGCAGCAGATCGTCGACCAGCTGCTGGAGATGCCGGAGCGCACCCGCTTCCAGGTCCTCGCCCCGGTCGTGCGCGAGCGCAAGGGCGAGTTCGCCGACCTCTTCCAGGAGCTCTCCGCCAAGGGCTTCTCCCGGGCCACCGTGGACGGGGAGACCGTCCAGCTCGCCGACCCGCCGAAGCTGAAGAAGCAGTACAAGCACACCATCGAGGTCGTCGTGGACCGCCTCGTGGTCAAGGACGGCATCCGCCAGCGCCTGACCGACTCGGTCGAGACCGCACTGGGCCTGGCCGAGGGCCGCGTCGTCGTCGAGCTCGTCCCGCGCACGGACGAGGAGATCGCCCACCCGCTCGAGCTGCGCCGGCCCTTCTCCGAGAACCTGGCCTGCCCCAACGAGCACCCCCTGCAGGCCGACGAGATCGAGCCCCGCTCCTTCTCCTTCAACGCCCCCTTCGGCGCGTGCCCCGAGTGCGACGGCATCGGCTCCCGGCTCGAGGTCGACGAGCAGCTCGTGGTGCCCGACCCGGACCTGAGCCTCGTGGAGGGCGCGATCGCCCCGTGGTCGCTGGGCAAGGCCACCAGCGACTACTGGAACCGGCTGCTGGCCGGTCTGGGCGAGGAGCTCGGCTTCGACCTCGTCACCCCGTGGCACAGGCTGCCGGCCAAGGCGCGCAAGGCGATCCTCGACGGCAAGGACTACGAGGTCACCGTCGCCTACCGCAACCGCTTCGGCCGCGAGCGCCGCTACACCCAGGGCTTCGAGGGCGTGGTGGGCTACATCAAGCGCAAGCACGCCGAGACCGAGTCGGACTCCGCCAAGGACCGCTACGAGCAGTACATGCGCCAGGTGCCCTGCCCCGCCTGCGACGGCGCCCGGCTGAACCCGACCATGCTCGCCGTGACCGTGGGCGGGAAGAACATCGCCGAGACCACGCGCATGCCCATGCGCGAGGCCCAGGAGTTCTTCCGCGACCTGCGCCTGAGCGCCCGCGACGCGCAGATCGGCGACCAGGTGCTGCGGGAGATCCAGGCGCGCCTGACGTTCCTCGTGGACGTGGGCCTGGACTACCTCAACCTCGAGCGCGCCGCCGCGACGCTCTCCGGCGGCGAGGCCCAGCGCATCCGCCTGGCCACCCAGATCGGCGCCGGCCTGGTCGGGGTGCTCTACGTCCTCGACGAGCCCTCCATCGGCCTGCACCAGCGGGACAACCGCCGGCTGATCGAGACCCTGACCAAGCTGCGGGACATGGGCAACACCCTCATCGTCGTCGAGCACGACGAGGACACCATCCGCGAGGCCGACTGGGTCGTCGACGTCGGTCCCGGCGCCGGCGAGCACGGCGGGCGGATCGTCCACTCGGGCACCTACGAGCAGCTGCTGGCCAACGAGACCTCGCTGACCGCCGACTACCTCTCGGGACGGCGCTCCATCGCCGTGCCGGCCGCGCGCCGGCCGGTGGACCGCAAGCGGATGCTCAAGGTCGTGGGCGCGCGCGAGAACAACCTGCGCAACCTCGACGTCTCGTTCCCCCTGGGCGTGCTCACCGCCGTCACCGGGGTCTCCGGGTCGGGGAAGTCCACGCTGGTCAACGACATCCTCTACACCGCCCTGGCCAACAAGCTCAACGGCGCCAAGCAGGTCCCCGGCCGGCACAAGCGCATCGACGGCGTGGACCAGCTCGACAAGGTCGTGCACGTGGACCAGAGCCCCATCGGGCGCACCCCGCGGTCCAACCCCGCCACCTACACCGGGGTCTTCGACCACATCCGAAAGCTCTTCGCGGAGACCCCCGAGGCGAAGGTGCGCGGCTACCAGCCCGGCCGCTTCTCCTTCAACGTCAAGGGCGGGCGCTGCGAGGCGTGCACCGGCGACGGCACGATCAAGATCGAGATGAACTTCCTCCCCGACGTCTACGTCCCGTGCGAGGTGTGCAAGGGCGCCCGGTACAACCGGGAGACCCTCGAGGTCCACTACAAGGGCCGCACGATCGCCGAGGTCCTGGACATGCCGATCGAGGAGGCCGCGGAGTTCTTCAAGGCCTTCGGCCCGATCGCCCGCCACCTGAACACCCTCGTGGACGTCGGCCTGGGCTACGTGCGGCTGGGCCAGCCGGCCACGACGCTCTCCGGCGGCGAGGCCCAGCGGGTGAAGCTGGCCGCGGAGCTGCAGAAGCGCTCCAACGGGCGGTCGATCTACGTGCTGGACGAGCCGACCACGGGCCTGCACTTCGAGGACATCCGCAAGCTGCTGCTCGTGCTGCAGGGCCTCGTGGACAAGGGCAACACCGTGATGACCATCGAGCACAACCTGGACGTCATCAAGTCCGCCGACTGGATCGTGGACCTCGGCCCCGACGGCGGCTCGGGCGGCGGGCAGGTCGTGGCCGAGGGCACCCCGGAGCAGGTCGCCGCCCACCCGGACAGCCACACCGGCCGCTTCCTGGCCGAGATCCTGGGCACGGCCCCCGCCGGGAGCGCCCGGTGA
- a CDS encoding HAD family hydrolase, whose amino-acid sequence MSAPVVLWDLDGTLLDPAGAITGGIARALAEHGHAVPEDLRRFVGPPVGVSLRAFTDVPEERIPEVVATYRARYRTEGIEQTRVYPGVAELLGSLHGAGVRMAVATQKPEPTAELLVARFGLDRWVETVSGAADDAAAVPRGGLAHDKPAIIGEALRRLGVHAPDPARTVMVGDRRYDAEGAAAHGLDCLGVAWGFADEDELGACFAAVARDAAELAGLLAGYTSPAPAGR is encoded by the coding sequence GTGAGCGCCCCGGTGGTCCTGTGGGACCTCGACGGCACGCTGCTGGACCCGGCCGGGGCGATCACCGGCGGGATCGCCCGGGCCCTGGCCGAGCACGGCCACGCCGTGCCCGAGGACCTGCGCCGGTTCGTGGGCCCGCCCGTGGGCGTGTCCCTGCGGGCCTTCACCGACGTCCCGGAGGAGCGGATCCCCGAGGTCGTGGCCACCTACCGGGCCCGGTACCGCACGGAGGGGATCGAGCAGACCCGGGTCTACCCCGGCGTGGCCGAGCTGCTCGGGAGCCTCCACGGCGCCGGGGTCCGCATGGCCGTGGCCACCCAGAAGCCCGAGCCCACGGCCGAGCTGCTCGTGGCCCGCTTCGGCCTCGACCGCTGGGTCGAGACCGTCTCCGGGGCCGCCGACGACGCCGCGGCCGTCCCGCGCGGGGGCCTGGCCCACGACAAGCCCGCGATCATCGGCGAGGCCCTGCGCCGGCTCGGCGTGCACGCCCCGGACCCGGCCCGCACGGTGATGGTCGGGGACCGCCGCTACGACGCCGAGGGCGCCGCCGCCCACGGCCTCGACTGCCTCGGCGTGGCCTGGGGCTTCGCCGACGAGGACGAGCTCGGTGCCTGTTTCGCCGCCGTGGCCCGCGACGCCGCCGAGCTGGCGGGTCTGCTCGCCGGCTACACGAGCCCGGCCCCCGCGGGCCGCTGA
- the uvrC gene encoding excinuclease ABC subunit UvrC, producing the protein MADPATYRPARQDIPTDPGVYRFRDEHGRVIYVGKAKNLRNRLSSYFAPLHALSPKTRAMVTTAAGVEWTVVGSELESLQLEYTWIKQFRPRFNIAYRDDKSYPYLAVTMGEKVPRAQVVRGEKKKGHRYFGPYSQAWAIRETLDALLRVFPVRTCSKGVYRRAEQSGRPCLLGYIDKCSAPCVGRISAEDHYALAEDLCRFMAGQATPFLKELQRQMQEAAAATDFETAAARRDDIAALEKAFERNAVVLSDSTDADFFALAEDELEAAVQVFHVRGGRIRGQRGWVTEKVEEADGGRLLEQLLEQVYGETAAEAAESTALAAAAAPPERGSKHRPAAELAYREDAIPRTVLLSEPADNADRLEEWLSELRGSRVHLAVPQRGEKAHLMETVRENARQALKLHKSRRAGDLTTRSASLQELQEALGIPVPLMRIECYDISHVQGTNVVASMVVFEDGLPRKAEYRKFSVTGEAARDDTASMYDVISRRFRRHLAEKAEREAGGPRTGAVDAAAEVPERAPFAYPPSLVVVDGGPPQVAAAARALADLGVDDVHVVGLAKRLEEVWVPGDDFPVILPRASQGLYLLQRIRDEAHRFAITFHRRKRSAAMTVSALDGLPGVGPAKQKALLKHFGSVRRLRAARVEEIEEVPGFGRTLAEKVAAALRDQGRDTAPAVNTTTGEVLS; encoded by the coding sequence GTGGCCGATCCGGCGACCTACCGACCCGCCCGCCAGGACATCCCCACCGACCCGGGGGTCTACCGCTTCCGCGACGAGCACGGGCGGGTGATCTACGTGGGCAAGGCGAAGAACCTGCGCAACCGGCTCAGCTCCTACTTCGCGCCCCTGCACGCCCTCAGCCCCAAGACCCGCGCCATGGTCACCACCGCCGCGGGCGTGGAGTGGACCGTGGTCGGCAGCGAGCTGGAGTCCCTGCAGCTCGAGTACACCTGGATCAAGCAGTTCCGGCCCCGGTTCAACATCGCCTACCGCGACGACAAGTCCTACCCCTACCTCGCCGTGACGATGGGGGAGAAGGTCCCCCGGGCGCAGGTGGTGCGCGGGGAGAAGAAGAAGGGCCACCGCTACTTCGGCCCCTACTCCCAGGCCTGGGCGATCCGCGAGACCCTCGACGCCCTGCTGCGCGTGTTCCCCGTGCGCACCTGCTCGAAGGGCGTCTACCGGCGCGCGGAGCAGTCCGGGCGCCCGTGCCTGCTCGGCTACATCGACAAGTGCTCCGCCCCGTGCGTGGGCCGGATCTCCGCCGAGGACCACTACGCCCTGGCCGAGGACCTGTGCCGGTTCATGGCCGGGCAGGCCACGCCGTTCCTCAAGGAGCTGCAGCGGCAGATGCAGGAGGCTGCCGCGGCCACGGACTTCGAGACCGCCGCCGCGCGCCGGGACGACATCGCCGCGCTCGAGAAGGCGTTCGAGCGCAACGCCGTGGTGCTCTCCGACTCCACGGACGCCGACTTCTTCGCCCTGGCCGAGGACGAGCTCGAGGCCGCGGTGCAGGTCTTCCACGTGCGCGGCGGGCGCATCCGCGGCCAGCGCGGGTGGGTGACCGAGAAGGTCGAGGAGGCCGACGGCGGGCGGCTGCTCGAGCAGCTGCTCGAGCAGGTCTACGGCGAGACCGCCGCCGAGGCCGCGGAGTCCACCGCCCTCGCGGCCGCCGCCGCACCCCCGGAGCGCGGCTCCAAGCACCGGCCGGCCGCCGAGCTGGCCTATCGCGAGGACGCGATCCCGCGCACCGTGCTGCTCTCCGAGCCCGCCGACAACGCGGACCGGCTCGAGGAGTGGCTCTCGGAGCTGCGCGGCTCCCGCGTCCACCTGGCCGTGCCCCAGCGGGGGGAGAAGGCCCACCTGATGGAGACCGTCCGGGAGAACGCCCGGCAGGCGCTGAAGCTGCACAAGTCCCGGCGGGCGGGGGACCTCACCACCCGCTCGGCCTCCCTGCAGGAGCTGCAGGAGGCCCTCGGCATCCCCGTGCCCCTGATGCGGATCGAGTGCTACGACATCTCCCACGTCCAGGGCACCAACGTCGTCGCCTCGATGGTCGTCTTCGAGGACGGGCTGCCCCGCAAGGCCGAGTACCGGAAGTTCTCCGTCACCGGCGAGGCCGCCCGCGACGACACCGCCTCCATGTACGACGTCATCTCCCGCCGGTTCCGCCGCCACCTGGCGGAGAAGGCCGAGCGGGAGGCCGGGGGCCCCCGCACCGGCGCGGTCGACGCCGCGGCGGAGGTCCCCGAGCGGGCCCCGTTTGCCTATCCGCCCAGCCTCGTCGTCGTCGACGGCGGGCCGCCGCAGGTGGCCGCCGCCGCCCGCGCCCTGGCCGACCTCGGGGTCGACGACGTCCACGTCGTGGGCCTGGCCAAGCGCCTCGAGGAGGTGTGGGTGCCCGGCGACGACTTCCCGGTGATCCTGCCGCGCGCGAGCCAGGGGCTGTACCTGCTCCAGCGGATCCGGGACGAGGCCCACCGCTTCGCGATCACCTTCCACCGCCGGAAGCGCTCCGCGGCGATGACCGTCTCCGCGCTCGACGGCCTGCCGGGGGTGGGCCCCGCCAAGCAGAAGGCGCTGCTGAAGCACTTCGGCTCGGTGCGCAGGCTGCGGGCGGCGCGCGTGGAGGAGATCGAGGAGGTCCCCGGCTTCGGGCGCACCCTCGCCGAGAAGGTCGCCGCCGCCCTCCGGGACCAGGGCCGGGACACCGCCCCCGCGGTCAACACGACCACCGGCGAGGTGCTCTCCTGA